In Methanococcus maripaludis, a single window of DNA contains:
- the radB gene encoding DNA repair and recombination protein RadB, giving the protein MLEELLNGNIEKKTITQIYGPPGVGKTNICILSMLNAIENGKSVVYIDTEGSLSIERIKQLSGKNCEELLKNIIIYEPSTFEEQSEALEKIFLLENIGLIIIDGIVSLYRLELCDNINENTKLNRMLGKQISNLLKVARKKNSGILITNQVKDSANGIEPAGGRLLEYWSKSIIKLEKAESVRKLTLEKHRHAKEGENLRFRILQNGLEIINKSY; this is encoded by the coding sequence ATGCTTGAAGAACTTTTAAACGGAAATATCGAAAAAAAGACGATAACTCAAATTTACGGACCTCCTGGTGTTGGAAAAACAAACATATGCATCCTTTCAATGTTAAATGCAATTGAAAACGGTAAAAGTGTTGTTTATATCGATACTGAGGGTAGTTTATCAATCGAAAGAATAAAACAGCTTTCTGGAAAAAATTGTGAGGAGTTGCTTAAAAATATTATAATTTATGAGCCTTCAACATTTGAAGAACAATCAGAAGCTTTAGAAAAGATATTTCTTCTTGAAAATATTGGACTTATAATTATTGATGGCATTGTTTCACTTTACAGGCTTGAACTCTGTGACAACATCAATGAAAATACTAAACTAAACAGAATGCTTGGAAAACAGATTTCAAATCTTTTAAAAGTTGCCAGAAAGAAAAATTCTGGAATTTTAATTACCAATCAGGTAAAAGATTCTGCAAACGGCATTGAACCTGCTGGAGGGAGGCTTTTAGAGTATTGGAGCAAATCGATAATAAAACTCGAAAAAGCTGAATCTGTTAGAAAACTCACATTGGAAAAACACAGGCACGCTAAAGAAGGGGAAAATTTAAGATTTAGAATACTTCAAAATGGCCTTGAAATAATAAATAAGTCCTATTAA
- a CDS encoding DUF1743 domain-containing protein, whose protein sequence is MYIGIDDTDSREHYCTTYVGTLLQEELEKNYEMDAPKLIRMNPMVKYKTRGNGGVCLRIIEDEKKLSESEIESIKKLVIETVEKFSDFDCENTNPGIVFLSEENYQKNKKTLESYYTSVLYDILKVDDSEKVLNEIGAEYIKYKKGHGIIGSLGAIASKPPFTYELLSYRKSEKWGTEREIDAESIIKMDLETFPFTFNNIDRKKSIITPHTPCPVLYGIRGISREILEKAKNIVNSGEVDKCQIFITNQGTDVHLRFSEIKDIYSDTGVISYGKIVENPKEITGGHVVFKIKDITGEIDCIAYEPTKEFRNIVRKLICGDLVGVYGTVREEPFEINIEKLKIVTLQKIYEKNKSCVCGGTLKAKGLKSGYKCNICGKKLNYDEIELNELKRDLKEGFYEVPPSARRHLSKPLVLYDFNLENIN, encoded by the coding sequence ATGTATATTGGAATTGACGACACAGATAGTAGGGAACACTACTGCACGACCTATGTTGGAACCCTCCTTCAGGAAGAACTTGAAAAAAACTATGAAATGGATGCCCCAAAGTTAATCAGGATGAATCCAATGGTTAAATATAAAACCCGGGGAAATGGCGGGGTTTGTTTACGGATTATTGAAGATGAAAAAAAATTAAGTGAATCCGAAATTGAATCCATTAAAAAACTGGTAATTGAAACAGTTGAAAAATTCAGCGATTTTGACTGTGAAAATACAAATCCTGGAATTGTTTTTTTAAGCGAAGAAAACTATCAAAAAAATAAAAAAACGCTTGAAAGTTATTATACTTCAGTTTTATACGATATTTTAAAAGTGGACGATTCTGAAAAGGTTTTAAATGAAATCGGTGCAGAATACATAAAATACAAAAAAGGACACGGGATAATCGGATCTCTTGGTGCAATTGCTTCAAAACCGCCTTTTACATATGAACTTCTATCATACCGAAAAAGCGAAAAATGGGGAACTGAGCGAGAAATCGATGCCGAGTCCATAATAAAAATGGATTTAGAAACATTTCCATTTACTTTTAATAATATTGATAGAAAAAAATCGATAATTACTCCGCACACGCCATGTCCGGTTCTTTATGGAATAAGGGGAATTTCAAGGGAAATTTTAGAAAAAGCAAAAAATATTGTAAATTCCGGTGAAGTTGATAAATGCCAGATTTTTATTACAAATCAGGGAACTGACGTTCATTTGAGATTTTCTGAAATAAAAGATATTTATTCAGATACTGGAGTTATTTCTTATGGTAAAATTGTTGAAAATCCAAAAGAAATAACTGGTGGACACGTCGTATTTAAAATAAAAGATATTACTGGCGAAATAGACTGTATTGCTTATGAACCAACTAAAGAATTTAGAAATATTGTAAGAAAACTCATATGTGGCGATCTTGTTGGAGTTTACGGAACAGTTCGAGAAGAGCCTTTCGAAATAAACATCGAGAAATTAAAAATAGTAACACTTCAAAAAATATATGAAAAGAACAAATCCTGTGTTTGTGGCGGAACCCTGAAAGCTAAAGGATTAAAAAGTGGTTATAAATGTAATATTTGTGGTAAAAAGCTTAATTATGATGAAATCGAATTGAATGAATTAAAAAGGGATTTAAAAGAAGGATTTTACGAAGTTCCACCTTCTGCGAGAAGACACTTAAGTAAACCCCTTGTGCTATATGATTTTAACCTTGAAAATATAAATTAA
- a CDS encoding DUF134 domain-containing protein has translation MKFRKGRPKIPRLISEEPQFKLFKPAGTPGTELESEVLTFEELESLRLVDYLNQPHEEAADAMGISRRVFWNILKSARKKVADALINGKMIDIGGGYYKIRECNYEDECQRGRNCRYGVSNCLTLKKDSE, from the coding sequence ATGAAATTTAGAAAAGGAAGGCCAAAAATACCTCGTTTAATTTCTGAAGAACCCCAATTTAAATTATTCAAGCCTGCTGGAACGCCAGGAACAGAACTTGAATCCGAAGTTCTGACTTTCGAAGAATTGGAGTCCCTCAGACTTGTAGATTATTTAAATCAGCCACATGAAGAAGCTGCGGATGCAATGGGTATATCAAGGCGAGTATTTTGGAATATTTTAAAATCTGCAAGAAAAAAAGTTGCAGATGCCCTTATAAATGGAAAAATGATTGATATTGGTGGTGGATACTACAAAATAAGGGAATGTAATTACGAAGACGAATGTCAACGGGGTAGAAATTGTAGATACGGAGTATCAAATTGTCTAACATTAAAAAAGGATAGTGAGTGA
- a CDS encoding Trm112 family protein, producing the protein MKWLEELIDLLECPNCKGDLELLGNKVCCKNCKKIYSIKDKIPVLLDE; encoded by the coding sequence ATGAAATGGCTTGAAGAATTGATAGATTTACTGGAGTGTCCGAATTGTAAGGGCGATTTAGAACTTTTGGGCAACAAAGTATGCTGTAAAAATTGTAAAAAAATTTATTCTATTAAAGATAAAATCCCAGTACTTCTTGATGAATAG
- the budA gene encoding acetolactate decarboxylase: MNVFVKLLVIMMVLFSGCISTNDGSNSEIKSEQISDVLYQVSTINALMESIYDGFIPVDELVTHGDFGIGTFDKLDGEMVVLDGICYQVKADGVAYVVENVTTPFATVTSFECDETYFLNDMNISEFESYFESKFPSKNMVYAVKLTGNFSKMKTRSVPSQEKPYEKLVDVVKNQSVFEFENVSGTVVGFWVPEFMSGLNVPLYHLHFITDDKLAGGHILDFEIESVEASFDTTPEFYMVLPTSGEFYSMEFSDDLENDLKIVEKQ, translated from the coding sequence ATGAATGTATTTGTAAAATTATTGGTAATCATGATGGTGTTATTTTCCGGTTGCATCTCTACGAATGATGGTTCTAATTCCGAAATCAAGTCAGAACAGATTTCAGATGTTTTATATCAAGTATCTACGATAAATGCATTGATGGAAAGCATATATGATGGATTTATTCCTGTGGATGAACTTGTAACTCACGGGGATTTTGGAATAGGTACTTTTGACAAACTCGATGGGGAAATGGTTGTTTTGGATGGAATATGCTATCAGGTTAAAGCAGATGGTGTTGCATATGTGGTTGAAAATGTAACTACTCCGTTTGCAACGGTTACTTCATTTGAATGCGATGAAACGTATTTTTTAAATGATATGAATATTTCTGAATTTGAATCCTATTTTGAATCGAAATTCCCGTCGAAAAACATGGTTTATGCAGTAAAATTGACAGGAAATTTCTCAAAAATGAAAACGAGAAGTGTTCCATCCCAAGAAAAACCTTATGAAAAACTTGTAGATGTTGTGAAAAATCAGTCAGTATTTGAATTTGAAAATGTTTCTGGAACTGTTGTTGGGTTTTGGGTTCCTGAATTTATGTCTGGGTTAAATGTTCCTTTATACCACTTACATTTCATAACTGATGATAAATTGGCTGGAGGACACATTCTTGATTTTGAAATAGAGTCTGTTGAAGCTTCATTTGATACAACGCCAGAATTTTATATGGTTCTTCCAACTTCTGGAGAATTTTATAGCATGGAATTTTCAGATGATCTTGAAAATGACCTAAAAATCGTAGAAAAACAATAA
- the tgtA gene encoding tRNA guanosine(15) transglycosylase TgtA, which yields MFEIKARDAMGRLGSITINGKKIETPTIMPVIHPNPKKQTVSMDLINKMADVVITNSYITYTTPELREIAETKGIHELIDFKNVVVTDSGSFQLSVYGDVNVGPMEIIDFQEKIGVDVGTILDIPTGPDVSREKAESDLIETFKRAEDSIKRRKEMGYKLALNGTIQGSKYLDLRQKSAEVMGKMDFDIYPIGAVVPLMEDYRYREVAEVILNSKMHLPTNKPVHLFGCGHPMLFALSVALGCDLFDSAAYALYAKNGRYLTADGTLHLEDMKDLKSFPCTCKVCSEYTPKQLYNLEEKEKTRLLAEHNLYVTFEEIDRIKNAIKEGNLWELVEERCRSHPKLLNGLRVISKYMDFIEKHDPVSKKSGFFYTGYESMNRPEIYRHKQRLDRIQYDKIYVTSVSENTSKPYHENLSNVPCDVDVLIKDGVFGLVPLNIDTMYPLAQNEVPDLYDFEKKYNNEFVSEFKEKHSEKILDISTYNYYINHYGKKKECDKINPDVFRVGKMLEYQYGAKILDEELMEKVKTRRSKNTGRIRNLLLEKEVLFTLRANDNFLIPAKSGAELLHEKLEFPKYRIVIDSSVEEYARAGKSVYSKFVKDCDPELRPFEEVLVVNSDDELLAYGTTILNGRELMEFDYGVAVTLRGGLKK from the coding sequence ATGTTTGAAATAAAAGCTCGTGACGCAATGGGTAGACTCGGGAGTATCACGATAAACGGAAAAAAAATTGAAACTCCAACGATTATGCCCGTAATTCATCCAAATCCTAAAAAACAGACTGTTTCAATGGATTTAATAAATAAAATGGCAGATGTTGTAATTACAAATTCGTATATAACGTACACGACACCCGAACTTAGAGAAATTGCGGAAACAAAAGGAATTCATGAATTAATAGACTTTAAAAATGTTGTTGTAACTGACAGCGGTTCATTCCAGTTGAGCGTTTATGGGGACGTAAATGTCGGCCCAATGGAAATAATCGATTTTCAGGAAAAAATCGGTGTAGATGTTGGAACAATACTTGATATCCCAACTGGTCCGGATGTTTCAAGAGAAAAAGCTGAAAGCGATCTAATTGAAACTTTTAAAAGAGCAGAAGACTCGATTAAAAGAAGAAAAGAAATGGGATACAAACTCGCACTTAATGGAACTATTCAGGGTTCAAAATATTTGGATTTAAGGCAGAAAAGTGCTGAAGTTATGGGTAAAATGGACTTTGATATTTACCCGATTGGCGCAGTAGTTCCTTTAATGGAAGATTATAGGTATCGAGAAGTTGCAGAAGTTATTTTAAATTCAAAAATGCATCTACCAACAAACAAGCCTGTTCACTTATTTGGATGCGGACACCCGATGTTATTTGCACTTTCAGTTGCTCTTGGATGTGATTTATTTGATAGTGCAGCATATGCTCTTTACGCTAAAAATGGAAGATATTTAACAGCAGATGGAACACTCCACCTTGAAGACATGAAGGATTTGAAAAGTTTCCCTTGCACCTGTAAAGTATGTAGTGAATACACTCCAAAACAGCTCTACAACTTGGAAGAAAAGGAAAAAACGAGATTACTTGCAGAACACAATCTCTACGTTACTTTTGAAGAAATTGACAGAATTAAAAATGCAATAAAAGAAGGAAACCTCTGGGAACTCGTTGAAGAGAGATGCAGAAGCCACCCTAAACTTTTGAATGGTTTGAGAGTTATTTCAAAATACATGGATTTTATCGAAAAACACGACCCTGTTTCTAAAAAGTCAGGATTTTTCTACACAGGATATGAAAGCATGAATCGGCCTGAAATATACAGGCACAAACAAAGGCTTGATAGAATTCAGTACGATAAAATCTACGTAACAAGCGTTTCTGAAAACACTTCAAAACCTTATCATGAAAATTTAAGTAATGTTCCTTGTGATGTTGACGTACTTATAAAAGATGGCGTATTTGGGTTAGTTCCATTAAATATAGATACAATGTATCCATTAGCTCAAAATGAAGTGCCTGATTTGTATGATTTTGAAAAAAAATACAACAATGAATTTGTAAGCGAATTTAAGGAAAAACATTCTGAAAAAATACTCGATATAAGTACATACAATTACTACATAAATCACTACGGTAAGAAAAAAGAGTGCGATAAAATTAATCCTGATGTATTCAGAGTTGGAAAAATGCTCGAATACCAGTACGGAGCAAAAATACTCGACGAAGAGTTAATGGAAAAAGTAAAAACAAGAAGAAGCAAAAATACCGGAAGAATTAGAAATCTTTTACTTGAAAAAGAGGTTTTGTTTACCTTAAGAGCAAACGATAACTTCTTAATTCCTGCAAAATCCGGTGCTGAACTTTTACATGAAAAACTCGAGTTTCCAAAGTACAGAATTGTAATTGACAGCAGTGTTGAAGAATATGCAAGAGCTGGAAAATCCGTTTATTCAAAATTCGTTAAAGACTGCGATCCAGAATTAAGGCCATTTGAAGAAGTATTGGTTGTAAATTCTGATGATGAGTTACTCGCATACGGTACGACAATACTCAATGGTCGTGAATTGATGGAATTCGATTACGGTGTCGCGGTAACTCTTCGTGGTGGATTGAAAAAATAA
- a CDS encoding MBL fold metallo-hydrolase: MLKLLYDGSITYLDEENGMFVGPSSSCTYIETSENKIIVDTSSRDKKKIIISNLNKLDVKLKDIDYVISSHNHNNHNGNNDLFRNAKVVRYSDGSINEFKDPEIDILWTPGHTFDSISVMYDDYVVAPAAVHRKENVLENLDLPIAIDLELSKKSIQKIVSLKKNIITGHYGMLYTSEYL; the protein is encoded by the coding sequence TTGTTAAAACTACTTTATGATGGTTCGATTACATATCTCGATGAGGAAAATGGCATGTTTGTGGGCCCGAGTTCATCTTGTACATATATCGAAACATCAGAGAATAAAATAATTGTTGATACTTCTTCAAGGGATAAGAAGAAGATTATAATCTCGAATTTGAATAAATTGGACGTTAAATTAAAGGATATCGATTATGTTATAAGTTCGCATAATCACAACAACCACAATGGAAATAACGACCTTTTTAGAAATGCCAAAGTTGTTAGGTATTCTGATGGATCCATAAATGAATTCAAAGATCCGGAGATAGATATACTATGGACTCCGGGGCACACTTTCGACAGTATTTCTGTAATGTATGACGATTACGTGGTTGCACCTGCTGCAGTTCATCGTAAGGAAAATGTTTTAGAAAATTTGGATCTTCCAATTGCAATAGATCTTGAACTTTCAAAAAAATCAATTCAAAAAATTGTATCTCTAAAAAAGAATATTATAACTGGGCATTATGGAATGTTGTACACTTCAGAATATCTTTAA
- a CDS encoding flavodoxin family protein has protein sequence MKVVAFNGSPRRDGNTSILIDRVLKELKNEGISTEHMHIAGGKLRGCTACYKCFEKLNNKCIIECDIINNCIEKMVEADGIILGSPTYFTDVTAEMKALIDRVGFVAKANDDILKRKVGAAVVSVRRAGGTHVFDTLNHFFSINQMVTVGSDYWNLGMGLDIGDVQKDAEGLHTMELLGQNMAWLLKKINE, from the coding sequence TTGAAGGTAGTTGCATTTAACGGAAGTCCGAGAAGGGATGGAAATACGTCTATTTTGATAGATAGGGTGTTAAAAGAGCTAAAAAACGAAGGAATTTCTACGGAACACATGCATATTGCCGGTGGAAAGCTTCGGGGGTGTACCGCATGCTACAAGTGTTTTGAAAAACTGAACAATAAATGCATAATCGAGTGCGATATTATAAATAACTGCATAGAAAAGATGGTTGAAGCTGATGGAATAATTTTAGGGTCGCCCACATATTTTACAGACGTTACTGCTGAAATGAAAGCATTAATCGATCGGGTAGGCTTTGTGGCAAAAGCAAACGATGATATTTTAAAAAGAAAGGTGGGGGCCGCAGTTGTGTCTGTAAGGAGAGCTGGTGGAACGCATGTTTTTGATACATTAAACCACTTCTTTTCAATAAACCAGATGGTAACTGTTGGTTCAGACTACTGGAATTTGGGAATGGGGCTCGATATTGGAGACGTTCAAAAAGATGCTGAAGGACTGCATACAATGGAACTACTTGGCCAAAATATGGCGTGGCTTTTAAAAAAAATCAACGAATAA
- a CDS encoding MJ1244 family protein: MRILLKLFVESQNLGKAINALSEGGISGFYLKEYQGMSPGDWKGFLISEEPEMAVKLVNELSQDTVVINSIVNIECLGKIKEQVKERLENEKYTLVELPVLGIVVNSPE, from the coding sequence ATGAGAATACTCTTAAAACTGTTTGTTGAAAGCCAAAACCTTGGAAAGGCAATAAATGCATTATCTGAAGGAGGAATTTCTGGATTTTATTTAAAAGAATACCAGGGAATGTCCCCAGGAGATTGGAAAGGTTTTTTAATTTCTGAAGAACCTGAAATGGCTGTAAAACTCGTAAATGAATTATCACAAGACACTGTTGTTATAAATTCTATAGTAAATATCGAATGTCTTGGGAAAATAAAAGAACAGGTTAAGGAAAGACTTGAAAATGAAAAATATACATTAGTCGAACTTCCTGTTTTGGGAATAGTAGTTAATTCACCAGAATAG
- the pth2 gene encoding peptidyl-tRNA hydrolase Pth2, which translates to MYEQAIVIRNDLKMGKGKMAAQACHASIQAFLHAQKISSSAVSGWMNEGQKKVVLKVNSEKELLEIFKNVNIEGLPCSLIRDAGRTQVEPGSLTAVGIGPEKEEKISKVTKDLKLL; encoded by the coding sequence ATGTATGAACAGGCTATTGTTATTCGAAATGATCTAAAAATGGGAAAGGGGAAAATGGCGGCTCAAGCCTGTCATGCATCGATTCAAGCTTTTTTACACGCTCAAAAAATAAGTTCATCTGCGGTTAGTGGCTGGATGAATGAAGGGCAGAAGAAAGTTGTTTTAAAAGTAAATTCTGAAAAGGAACTTTTAGAAATATTTAAAAACGTCAATATCGAAGGACTTCCATGCAGTTTGATAAGAGATGCTGGAAGAACCCAGGTTGAACCCGGAAGTCTTACTGCTGTAGGAATTGGTCCTGAAAAAGAAGAAAAAATTTCAAAAGTTACAAAAGATTTAAAATTACTTTAA
- the truD gene encoding tRNA pseudouridine(13) synthase TruD: MKTLFIQNARKKESNDIINQFRKEKQFKFRNNKIRQKLSELPININKFILDMERFDGTLKKYPEDFIVEEITSEETVLEVGKEIGFKDVETWHGSFIHFTVEKTNWNTMDALKQIVKATKTKRKNFGFAGTKDKFAVTTQRFGCFGIKKEQLENIKIKDIVIRDVQKSNKKLRMGDLWGNKFTIKIRDLDLSKKEIERISNLKLDYVLNYYGIQRFGLVRPITHIVGKFIYERDFESAFYTYCGTPINETGDSLEARQLVDMGEFKKALKLFNRNHDYEKRLIQQYLKYKDFKMAFTALPPQLNSMFVNAYQAYLFNEMINKRFDYGFDVKEGDILEDNTPTGTLIGYDTKFSGGIQGEIEREIFERENLDLKKFKIEDFGNFYGTRRKLVTPIYDFKSSFDDNIFELSFKLERGNYATIVTREFTGNLS; encoded by the coding sequence ATGAAAACCCTTTTCATTCAAAATGCGAGAAAAAAAGAAAGTAACGATATAATTAACCAGTTTAGGAAAGAAAAACAGTTTAAATTTAGAAATAATAAAATAAGGCAGAAATTAAGCGAACTGCCGATAAATATTAACAAATTTATTTTAGATATGGAAAGATTTGACGGAACACTTAAAAAATACCCGGAAGATTTCATTGTTGAAGAGATAACTTCTGAGGAAACGGTTTTAGAAGTTGGAAAAGAAATTGGTTTTAAAGATGTTGAAACGTGGCACGGTTCATTTATCCATTTTACAGTTGAAAAAACGAACTGGAACACGATGGATGCACTAAAACAGATTGTAAAAGCAACAAAAACAAAAAGGAAGAATTTTGGATTTGCAGGAACCAAAGATAAATTTGCTGTAACTACACAGAGATTTGGATGTTTTGGCATTAAAAAAGAACAGCTTGAAAATATCAAAATTAAAGATATTGTAATTCGCGATGTTCAAAAATCGAACAAAAAATTAAGAATGGGCGACCTCTGGGGAAACAAATTCACGATAAAAATTAGAGACCTTGATCTTTCAAAAAAAGAAATTGAGAGAATTTCTAATTTAAAATTGGATTACGTATTAAATTACTACGGAATACAGAGATTTGGGCTTGTTAGACCGATTACCCATATTGTTGGAAAATTTATCTACGAAAGAGATTTTGAAAGCGCGTTTTACACTTACTGCGGAACCCCAATAAACGAAACCGGCGATTCCCTTGAAGCTAGACAGCTTGTTGATATGGGCGAATTTAAAAAAGCTTTGAAATTATTTAATAGAAACCATGACTATGAAAAAAGGTTGATTCAGCAGTATTTAAAATATAAAGACTTTAAAATGGCTTTTACTGCATTACCCCCGCAGTTAAACAGCATGTTTGTAAATGCGTATCAGGCATACTTATTCAATGAAATGATAAACAAAAGATTTGATTACGGGTTTGATGTAAAAGAAGGAGATATTTTAGAAGATAACACTCCAACAGGAACCCTAATTGGATACGATACCAAATTTAGCGGTGGAATTCAAGGCGAAATTGAAAGAGAAATTTTTGAACGGGAAAATCTTGATTTAAAAAAATTCAAAATTGAAGACTTTGGAAATTTCTACGGAACAAGAAGAAAACTGGTAACTCCAATTTATGACTTTAAAAGCAGCTTTGATGACAATATTTTTGAATTAAGCTTTAAACTCGAACGCGGAAATTACGCTACAATCGTTACAAGGGAGTTTACCGGAAATTTGAGTTAA
- the thpR gene encoding RNA 2',3'-cyclic phosphodiesterase, giving the protein MRCFLAIELKSELKDILENLKKQFNLKGIKTVEKENLHITVKFLGDVDDKKLEEILESDLKIEKVISEIKGVGTFPNEEYIRVIWVGTTNLEEIFKNIDEKLFKLGFKKEKSYDPHITLGRVKFIENDSKETLKNLIEKNKHVDFGKVEINSISLMKSTLTKEGPVYETVKKWD; this is encoded by the coding sequence ATGAGATGTTTCCTTGCAATTGAATTAAAATCTGAATTAAAGGACATTTTGGAAAATTTAAAAAAACAATTTAATTTAAAAGGCATAAAAACAGTTGAAAAAGAGAATTTGCACATAACTGTAAAATTTTTAGGCGATGTTGACGATAAAAAACTTGAAGAAATACTTGAATCTGATTTAAAAATTGAAAAAGTTATTTCTGAAATAAAAGGAGTTGGAACGTTCCCAAATGAAGAATACATCCGGGTAATATGGGTTGGAACTACAAATCTTGAAGAAATATTCAAAAATATTGATGAAAAACTCTTTAAATTGGGTTTTAAAAAAGAAAAAAGTTACGATCCACACATTACCCTTGGAAGGGTTAAATTTATCGAAAATGATTCAAAAGAAACTTTAAAAAATTTAATTGAAAAGAATAAACACGTGGATTTTGGAAAAGTCGAAATAAATTCAATTTCTCTAATGAAAAGTACGCTGACTAAAGAAGGCCCTGTTTATGAAACCGTTAAAAAGTGGGACTAA
- the atwA gene encoding methyl coenzyme M reductase system, component A2, whose translation MLLLEVKNVSKSYGDVEVLKNVSFELDEGEVIGVLGRSGSGKSVLLHMLRGMEGYDPTSGQVIYHVAYCPRCENVEVPSYVGKKCDCGKEYVAKSVDFWNQNEITYSLKKKIAIMLQRTFALYGEKTVAENIMEALTAAGYEGKDATDWALNLIKMVKLEHRIAHISRDLSGGEKQRVVLARQIAKNPVIFLADEPTGTLDPRTAKFVHTALIEAVIKHNIAMVITSHWPEVIEELCQKAIWLDKGDMKLSGDSKSVVKEFMKTVTSMKEFEKVEVKDELITIENVEKRYVSVDRGIVKAVDGVNLSINEKEIFGLVGVSGAGKTTLSKIIAAVIPPSKGKYEFRLADEWIDMTKVGPLFRGRAKRYIGMLFQEYSLYPHRTILYNLTESIGLEMPGEFAKMKAEHTLVSVGFTEEEAEKMLDKYPSELSVGEKHRVALAQVLIREPHLILLDEPTGTMDPITRNQVAESIQKSRSDLDQTYVIVSHDMDFVLNVCDRAALARGGKIIKIGKPDEIVKILSEEEKDEMIGH comes from the coding sequence ATGTTATTGTTGGAAGTAAAAAATGTTTCAAAGAGTTATGGGGATGTGGAAGTACTAAAAAACGTAAGTTTTGAATTAGATGAAGGGGAAGTTATTGGAGTTTTAGGTAGGAGTGGCTCTGGAAAATCAGTACTTTTGCACATGTTGAGGGGCATGGAAGGGTACGACCCTACATCTGGACAGGTTATATATCACGTTGCTTACTGCCCAAGATGTGAAAATGTTGAAGTTCCATCATATGTCGGAAAAAAATGCGACTGCGGAAAAGAATACGTCGCAAAATCCGTTGATTTCTGGAACCAAAATGAAATCACATATTCTCTAAAGAAAAAAATTGCGATAATGCTTCAGAGAACTTTTGCACTTTATGGTGAGAAAACCGTTGCAGAAAACATCATGGAAGCACTAACTGCCGCAGGATACGAAGGAAAAGATGCAACAGACTGGGCATTAAATCTTATCAAAATGGTAAAGTTAGAACACAGGATTGCACACATTTCAAGGGATTTAAGTGGTGGTGAAAAACAGAGGGTTGTTCTTGCAAGGCAGATTGCAAAAAATCCTGTTATATTCCTTGCGGATGAACCAACAGGAACACTCGATCCTAGAACTGCAAAATTCGTTCACACTGCCCTTATTGAGGCAGTTATAAAACACAATATTGCAATGGTTATTACTTCGCACTGGCCAGAAGTAATCGAAGAACTCTGTCAAAAAGCAATATGGCTCGACAAAGGAGACATGAAACTTTCAGGGGACAGTAAATCCGTTGTAAAAGAATTTATGAAAACTGTTACTTCAATGAAAGAATTTGAAAAAGTTGAAGTAAAAGATGAACTTATAACTATTGAAAACGTTGAAAAACGGTATGTTTCAGTTGATAGGGGTATTGTAAAAGCTGTTGATGGAGTAAACCTTTCAATAAATGAAAAAGAAATTTTCGGGCTTGTTGGTGTAAGTGGGGCAGGTAAAACCACACTTTCAAAAATAATTGCAGCAGTAATTCCTCCTTCAAAAGGAAAATATGAGTTCAGACTCGCTGATGAATGGATAGACATGACTAAAGTAGGTCCATTATTTAGGGGACGTGCAAAAAGATACATCGGAATGTTATTCCAGGAATACAGCCTTTACCCTCACAGAACAATTCTCTATAACCTGACAGAATCAATCGGACTTGAAATGCCTGGTGAATTTGCGAAAATGAAAGCAGAACACACATTAGTTTCTGTTGGATTTACTGAAGAAGAAGCTGAAAAAATGCTTGATAAATATCCTTCAGAACTCAGTGTCGGTGAAAAGCACAGAGTTGCACTTGCGCAAGTTTTAATTCGTGAACCACACCTGATTCTTTTGGACGAGCCTACTGGAACTATGGACCCAATAACCAGAAATCAGGTTGCAGAATCCATTCAAAAGTCAAGAAGTGACCTCGATCAAACATATGTCATTGTATCCCACGATATGGACTTTGTATTAAACGTATGTGACAGAGCTGCCCTTGCTAGAGGCGGAAAAATAATTAAAATCGGAAAACCTGACGAAATTGTAAAAATATTGTCAGAAGAAGAAAAAGACGAAATGATAGGCCATTAA